In a genomic window of Diabrotica undecimpunctata isolate CICGRU chromosome 2, icDiaUnde3, whole genome shotgun sequence:
- the Hr4 gene encoding hormone receptor 4 isoform X2 translates to MGEAQISGIMTLTRTPCELDKMSLFQDLKLKRRKVDSRCSSDGESVADTSTSSPDLLSPSSPKMTDALLNPPSPDSTPIQLHPPEPTREKTPNRLEESGVFDGGGGGTASVIRSIPVIRSHSPPVRPQPPFSPSQPPRPHSSPGRPANLSPRASPVIRHTPLLLQPSVSPRPLTILTQEPTSSIPVISPSNIPISSPPIQSRGVIINQQAPNINQNPQLWLKHSRINGVKPELIGGNFAVKPDLLGANFGVKPELLGGNFGVKPELIGGNFPGSPVDLKPPGSPMGRAGTTMPVRQTPTVIMGEAGGVRTMIWSQPTLSTSPVGDPQIHPTTSNWPQVSNTDESAAQLLLNLGQDRLRPVSRNLIPSPSPTSQFTTSPLNMERLWAGDIRQLPVSQQTQALNLTSPPPGVPLIYGQGDLKSTLGIAEPTPGEHHEQQEEEEQPMICMICEDKATGLHYGIITCEGCKGFFKRTVQNRRVYTCVADGNCEITKTQRNRCQYCRFKKCIEQGMVLQAVREDRMPGGRNSGAVYNLYKVKYKKHKKPSAKQQSKPLDKNLIGQQFKTEPPPSIPSNLVNGTILKTALTNPSEVIRLRQRLDSAVSSSRDRNFSVEYSLSMIKTLIDCDEFQDIATLQNLDELLDHNTDLSEKLCNIGDSIVYKLVQWTKRLPFYLELPVEVHTRLLTHKWHELLVLTTSAYQAIHKAATEQMTTTLIETDFTQEVESNLCTLQNCLISMMGREITIEQLRQDVGLMIERITHVTLMFRQIKLTMEEYVCLKVITMLNQAKPASSSGPSELETIHERYMTCLRVYTQHMYPQQATRFQDLLVRLPEIQSAASLLLESKMFYVPFLLNSAIQR, encoded by the exons GAATTATGACCCTAACGCGAACCCCGTGTGAGCTCGACAAGATGAGCCTCTTCCAAGATTTGAAGCTGAAAAGGAGAAAAGTGGATTCACGCTGCAGCAGTGACG GCGAATCTGTCGCCGATACGAGTACTTCGTCTCCTGATCTTCTGAGCCCATCGTCGCCGAAGATGACCGACGCATTACTCAACCCGCCGAGTCCAGATTCTACGCCGATTCAACTCCATCCGCCCGAGCCCACGAGGGAGAAGACGCCCAACAGACTGGAGGAGTCGGGAGTGTTCGACGGAGGTGGTGGTGGAACTGCTAGCGTCATCAG GTCTATTCCAGTGATAAGGTCCCACAGCCCGCCCGTTCGACCGCAGCCGCCTTTCAGCCCCTCACAACCCCCTCGACCGCACAGTTCACCAGGACGACCAGCCAACCTCAGTCCTCGAGCAAGTCCTGTAATAAGGCACACGCCACTTCTGCTACAACCATCGGTCAGCCCCAGACCACTCACAATATTAACTCAAGAACCCACCTCATCAATACCAGTTATATCACCATCAAATATACCCATATCATCACCACCTATACAGTCTAGAGGAGTGATCATTAATCAACAAGCTCCTAACATTAATCAAAATCCACAATTGTGGCTAAAACATTCTAGAATAAACGGAGTTAAGCCTGAATTAATAGGAGGCAATTTTGCGGTAAAGCCTGACTTATTAGGAGCAAATTTTGGTGTTAAGCCTGAGTTATTAGGAGGGAATTTTGGAGTGAAACCTGAATTAATAGGAGGCAACTTTCCTGGATCTCCGGTGGATCTTAAACCTCCCGGAAGTCCGATGGGTCGAGCTGGTACCACTATGCCAGTACGGCAGACTCCTACTGTGATTATGGGGGAGGCTGGAGGTGTTAGAACGATGATTTGGTCTCAACCCACCCTATCTACTTCTCCAGTAGGCGATCCTCAGATACATCCTACGACATCAAACTGGCCGCAAGTTAGTAATACTGATGAAAGTGCAGCTCAGCTTCTTCTTAATTTAGGTCAAGACCGACTGAGACCCGTTAGTAGAAACTTAATACCATCACCTTCACCCACATCTCAATTTACCACGTCTCCGCTCAATATGGAACGGCTTTGGGCGGGCGACATACGACAGTTACCAGTAAGCCAGCAAACACAAGCGCTTAATCTCACATCGCCTCCCCCAGGTGTGCCTTTAATCTATGGACAAGGCGATCTTAAATCAACTCTAGGCATAGCTGAACCAACACCGGGTGAACACCATGAgcagcaagaagaagaagagcagcCGATGATTTGTATGATTTGTGAGGATAAAGCTACAGGGTTACATTACGGAATTATTACTTGCGAAGGCTGTAAGGGATTTTTCAAGAGGACTGTACAAAATAGGAGGGTGTATACATGCGTAGCGGATGGGAATTGTGAGATTACCAAGACGCAGAGAAATAGGTGTCAATACTGCAGGTTTAAGAAGTGTATAGAACAGGGAATGGTGTTACAAG CCGTAAGAGAGGACAGAATGCCAGGAGGGCGTAATAGCGGTGCCGTATACAATCTCTACAAAGTGAAGTACAAGAAGCACAAGAAACCTTCAGCGAAACAGCAGTCCAAACCTCTGGACAAGAACCTCATCGGCCAGCAATTCAAGACCGAGCCGCCGCCAAGTATTCCCTCCAACCTAGTCAACGGCACGATCCTCAAGACAGCTTTAACGAACCCCAGTGAAGTCATCCGCCTAAGGCAGCGTCTGGACAGTGCGGTTTCTTCATCGCGAGATCGAAATTTTTCCGTCGAATACTCGTTATCGATGATAAAAACTCTTATAGACTGTGATGAATTCCAAGATATCGCGACGTTGCAAAATCTCGATGAACTCCTCGACCACAACACGGATTTGAGTGAAAAGCTGTGTAATATCGGTGATTCGATCGTGTATAAATTGGTGCAATGGACGAAAAGACTGCCGTTTTACTTGGAATTGCCGGTGGAAGTGCATACGAGACTTTTGACGCATAAGTGGCACGAACTGTTAGTGTTGACTACGTCGGCGTATCAAGCGATTCATAAAGCGGCAACTGAGCAGATGACCACTACGCTAATAGAGACGGATTTCACGCAAGAG GTGGAGTCCAATTTGTGTACCCTCCAAAACTGTCTGATTTCGATGATGGGAAGGGAGATAACAATTGAACAACTTCGTCAAGACGTGGGGTTGATGATCGAAAGGATAACACACGTCACGTTGATGTTCAGGCAAATCAAGTTAACTATGGAAGAATATGTGTGCCTTAAAGTTATCACTATGTTGAATCAAG CAAAGCCTGCCAGTAGTTCGGGACCCAGTGAATTGGAAACAATCCACGAGAGGTACATGACTTGCCTACGCGTGTATACGCAACATATGTATCCTCAACAAGCCACAAGATTCCAAGACTTACTAGTTAGGTTACCAGAA
- the Hr4 gene encoding hormone receptor 4 isoform X1 has protein sequence MDFNCDRWKKMYSLGIMTLTRTPCELDKMSLFQDLKLKRRKVDSRCSSDGESVADTSTSSPDLLSPSSPKMTDALLNPPSPDSTPIQLHPPEPTREKTPNRLEESGVFDGGGGGTASVIRSIPVIRSHSPPVRPQPPFSPSQPPRPHSSPGRPANLSPRASPVIRHTPLLLQPSVSPRPLTILTQEPTSSIPVISPSNIPISSPPIQSRGVIINQQAPNINQNPQLWLKHSRINGVKPELIGGNFAVKPDLLGANFGVKPELLGGNFGVKPELIGGNFPGSPVDLKPPGSPMGRAGTTMPVRQTPTVIMGEAGGVRTMIWSQPTLSTSPVGDPQIHPTTSNWPQVSNTDESAAQLLLNLGQDRLRPVSRNLIPSPSPTSQFTTSPLNMERLWAGDIRQLPVSQQTQALNLTSPPPGVPLIYGQGDLKSTLGIAEPTPGEHHEQQEEEEQPMICMICEDKATGLHYGIITCEGCKGFFKRTVQNRRVYTCVADGNCEITKTQRNRCQYCRFKKCIEQGMVLQAVREDRMPGGRNSGAVYNLYKVKYKKHKKPSAKQQSKPLDKNLIGQQFKTEPPPSIPSNLVNGTILKTALTNPSEVIRLRQRLDSAVSSSRDRNFSVEYSLSMIKTLIDCDEFQDIATLQNLDELLDHNTDLSEKLCNIGDSIVYKLVQWTKRLPFYLELPVEVHTRLLTHKWHELLVLTTSAYQAIHKAATEQMTTTLIETDFTQEVESNLCTLQNCLISMMGREITIEQLRQDVGLMIERITHVTLMFRQIKLTMEEYVCLKVITMLNQAKPASSSGPSELETIHERYMTCLRVYTQHMYPQQATRFQDLLVRLPEIQSAASLLLESKMFYVPFLLNSAIQR, from the exons GAATTATGACCCTAACGCGAACCCCGTGTGAGCTCGACAAGATGAGCCTCTTCCAAGATTTGAAGCTGAAAAGGAGAAAAGTGGATTCACGCTGCAGCAGTGACG GCGAATCTGTCGCCGATACGAGTACTTCGTCTCCTGATCTTCTGAGCCCATCGTCGCCGAAGATGACCGACGCATTACTCAACCCGCCGAGTCCAGATTCTACGCCGATTCAACTCCATCCGCCCGAGCCCACGAGGGAGAAGACGCCCAACAGACTGGAGGAGTCGGGAGTGTTCGACGGAGGTGGTGGTGGAACTGCTAGCGTCATCAG GTCTATTCCAGTGATAAGGTCCCACAGCCCGCCCGTTCGACCGCAGCCGCCTTTCAGCCCCTCACAACCCCCTCGACCGCACAGTTCACCAGGACGACCAGCCAACCTCAGTCCTCGAGCAAGTCCTGTAATAAGGCACACGCCACTTCTGCTACAACCATCGGTCAGCCCCAGACCACTCACAATATTAACTCAAGAACCCACCTCATCAATACCAGTTATATCACCATCAAATATACCCATATCATCACCACCTATACAGTCTAGAGGAGTGATCATTAATCAACAAGCTCCTAACATTAATCAAAATCCACAATTGTGGCTAAAACATTCTAGAATAAACGGAGTTAAGCCTGAATTAATAGGAGGCAATTTTGCGGTAAAGCCTGACTTATTAGGAGCAAATTTTGGTGTTAAGCCTGAGTTATTAGGAGGGAATTTTGGAGTGAAACCTGAATTAATAGGAGGCAACTTTCCTGGATCTCCGGTGGATCTTAAACCTCCCGGAAGTCCGATGGGTCGAGCTGGTACCACTATGCCAGTACGGCAGACTCCTACTGTGATTATGGGGGAGGCTGGAGGTGTTAGAACGATGATTTGGTCTCAACCCACCCTATCTACTTCTCCAGTAGGCGATCCTCAGATACATCCTACGACATCAAACTGGCCGCAAGTTAGTAATACTGATGAAAGTGCAGCTCAGCTTCTTCTTAATTTAGGTCAAGACCGACTGAGACCCGTTAGTAGAAACTTAATACCATCACCTTCACCCACATCTCAATTTACCACGTCTCCGCTCAATATGGAACGGCTTTGGGCGGGCGACATACGACAGTTACCAGTAAGCCAGCAAACACAAGCGCTTAATCTCACATCGCCTCCCCCAGGTGTGCCTTTAATCTATGGACAAGGCGATCTTAAATCAACTCTAGGCATAGCTGAACCAACACCGGGTGAACACCATGAgcagcaagaagaagaagagcagcCGATGATTTGTATGATTTGTGAGGATAAAGCTACAGGGTTACATTACGGAATTATTACTTGCGAAGGCTGTAAGGGATTTTTCAAGAGGACTGTACAAAATAGGAGGGTGTATACATGCGTAGCGGATGGGAATTGTGAGATTACCAAGACGCAGAGAAATAGGTGTCAATACTGCAGGTTTAAGAAGTGTATAGAACAGGGAATGGTGTTACAAG CCGTAAGAGAGGACAGAATGCCAGGAGGGCGTAATAGCGGTGCCGTATACAATCTCTACAAAGTGAAGTACAAGAAGCACAAGAAACCTTCAGCGAAACAGCAGTCCAAACCTCTGGACAAGAACCTCATCGGCCAGCAATTCAAGACCGAGCCGCCGCCAAGTATTCCCTCCAACCTAGTCAACGGCACGATCCTCAAGACAGCTTTAACGAACCCCAGTGAAGTCATCCGCCTAAGGCAGCGTCTGGACAGTGCGGTTTCTTCATCGCGAGATCGAAATTTTTCCGTCGAATACTCGTTATCGATGATAAAAACTCTTATAGACTGTGATGAATTCCAAGATATCGCGACGTTGCAAAATCTCGATGAACTCCTCGACCACAACACGGATTTGAGTGAAAAGCTGTGTAATATCGGTGATTCGATCGTGTATAAATTGGTGCAATGGACGAAAAGACTGCCGTTTTACTTGGAATTGCCGGTGGAAGTGCATACGAGACTTTTGACGCATAAGTGGCACGAACTGTTAGTGTTGACTACGTCGGCGTATCAAGCGATTCATAAAGCGGCAACTGAGCAGATGACCACTACGCTAATAGAGACGGATTTCACGCAAGAG GTGGAGTCCAATTTGTGTACCCTCCAAAACTGTCTGATTTCGATGATGGGAAGGGAGATAACAATTGAACAACTTCGTCAAGACGTGGGGTTGATGATCGAAAGGATAACACACGTCACGTTGATGTTCAGGCAAATCAAGTTAACTATGGAAGAATATGTGTGCCTTAAAGTTATCACTATGTTGAATCAAG CAAAGCCTGCCAGTAGTTCGGGACCCAGTGAATTGGAAACAATCCACGAGAGGTACATGACTTGCCTACGCGTGTATACGCAACATATGTATCCTCAACAAGCCACAAGATTCCAAGACTTACTAGTTAGGTTACCAGAA
- the Hr4 gene encoding hormone receptor 4 isoform X3, translated as MTDALLNPPSPDSTPIQLHPPEPTREKTPNRLEESGVFDGGGGGTASVIRSIPVIRSHSPPVRPQPPFSPSQPPRPHSSPGRPANLSPRASPVIRHTPLLLQPSVSPRPLTILTQEPTSSIPVISPSNIPISSPPIQSRGVIINQQAPNINQNPQLWLKHSRINGVKPELIGGNFAVKPDLLGANFGVKPELLGGNFGVKPELIGGNFPGSPVDLKPPGSPMGRAGTTMPVRQTPTVIMGEAGGVRTMIWSQPTLSTSPVGDPQIHPTTSNWPQVSNTDESAAQLLLNLGQDRLRPVSRNLIPSPSPTSQFTTSPLNMERLWAGDIRQLPVSQQTQALNLTSPPPGVPLIYGQGDLKSTLGIAEPTPGEHHEQQEEEEQPMICMICEDKATGLHYGIITCEGCKGFFKRTVQNRRVYTCVADGNCEITKTQRNRCQYCRFKKCIEQGMVLQAVREDRMPGGRNSGAVYNLYKVKYKKHKKPSAKQQSKPLDKNLIGQQFKTEPPPSIPSNLVNGTILKTALTNPSEVIRLRQRLDSAVSSSRDRNFSVEYSLSMIKTLIDCDEFQDIATLQNLDELLDHNTDLSEKLCNIGDSIVYKLVQWTKRLPFYLELPVEVHTRLLTHKWHELLVLTTSAYQAIHKAATEQMTTTLIETDFTQEVESNLCTLQNCLISMMGREITIEQLRQDVGLMIERITHVTLMFRQIKLTMEEYVCLKVITMLNQAKPASSSGPSELETIHERYMTCLRVYTQHMYPQQATRFQDLLVRLPEIQSAASLLLESKMFYVPFLLNSAIQR; from the exons ATGACCGACGCATTACTCAACCCGCCGAGTCCAGATTCTACGCCGATTCAACTCCATCCGCCCGAGCCCACGAGGGAGAAGACGCCCAACAGACTGGAGGAGTCGGGAGTGTTCGACGGAGGTGGTGGTGGAACTGCTAGCGTCATCAG GTCTATTCCAGTGATAAGGTCCCACAGCCCGCCCGTTCGACCGCAGCCGCCTTTCAGCCCCTCACAACCCCCTCGACCGCACAGTTCACCAGGACGACCAGCCAACCTCAGTCCTCGAGCAAGTCCTGTAATAAGGCACACGCCACTTCTGCTACAACCATCGGTCAGCCCCAGACCACTCACAATATTAACTCAAGAACCCACCTCATCAATACCAGTTATATCACCATCAAATATACCCATATCATCACCACCTATACAGTCTAGAGGAGTGATCATTAATCAACAAGCTCCTAACATTAATCAAAATCCACAATTGTGGCTAAAACATTCTAGAATAAACGGAGTTAAGCCTGAATTAATAGGAGGCAATTTTGCGGTAAAGCCTGACTTATTAGGAGCAAATTTTGGTGTTAAGCCTGAGTTATTAGGAGGGAATTTTGGAGTGAAACCTGAATTAATAGGAGGCAACTTTCCTGGATCTCCGGTGGATCTTAAACCTCCCGGAAGTCCGATGGGTCGAGCTGGTACCACTATGCCAGTACGGCAGACTCCTACTGTGATTATGGGGGAGGCTGGAGGTGTTAGAACGATGATTTGGTCTCAACCCACCCTATCTACTTCTCCAGTAGGCGATCCTCAGATACATCCTACGACATCAAACTGGCCGCAAGTTAGTAATACTGATGAAAGTGCAGCTCAGCTTCTTCTTAATTTAGGTCAAGACCGACTGAGACCCGTTAGTAGAAACTTAATACCATCACCTTCACCCACATCTCAATTTACCACGTCTCCGCTCAATATGGAACGGCTTTGGGCGGGCGACATACGACAGTTACCAGTAAGCCAGCAAACACAAGCGCTTAATCTCACATCGCCTCCCCCAGGTGTGCCTTTAATCTATGGACAAGGCGATCTTAAATCAACTCTAGGCATAGCTGAACCAACACCGGGTGAACACCATGAgcagcaagaagaagaagagcagcCGATGATTTGTATGATTTGTGAGGATAAAGCTACAGGGTTACATTACGGAATTATTACTTGCGAAGGCTGTAAGGGATTTTTCAAGAGGACTGTACAAAATAGGAGGGTGTATACATGCGTAGCGGATGGGAATTGTGAGATTACCAAGACGCAGAGAAATAGGTGTCAATACTGCAGGTTTAAGAAGTGTATAGAACAGGGAATGGTGTTACAAG CCGTAAGAGAGGACAGAATGCCAGGAGGGCGTAATAGCGGTGCCGTATACAATCTCTACAAAGTGAAGTACAAGAAGCACAAGAAACCTTCAGCGAAACAGCAGTCCAAACCTCTGGACAAGAACCTCATCGGCCAGCAATTCAAGACCGAGCCGCCGCCAAGTATTCCCTCCAACCTAGTCAACGGCACGATCCTCAAGACAGCTTTAACGAACCCCAGTGAAGTCATCCGCCTAAGGCAGCGTCTGGACAGTGCGGTTTCTTCATCGCGAGATCGAAATTTTTCCGTCGAATACTCGTTATCGATGATAAAAACTCTTATAGACTGTGATGAATTCCAAGATATCGCGACGTTGCAAAATCTCGATGAACTCCTCGACCACAACACGGATTTGAGTGAAAAGCTGTGTAATATCGGTGATTCGATCGTGTATAAATTGGTGCAATGGACGAAAAGACTGCCGTTTTACTTGGAATTGCCGGTGGAAGTGCATACGAGACTTTTGACGCATAAGTGGCACGAACTGTTAGTGTTGACTACGTCGGCGTATCAAGCGATTCATAAAGCGGCAACTGAGCAGATGACCACTACGCTAATAGAGACGGATTTCACGCAAGAG GTGGAGTCCAATTTGTGTACCCTCCAAAACTGTCTGATTTCGATGATGGGAAGGGAGATAACAATTGAACAACTTCGTCAAGACGTGGGGTTGATGATCGAAAGGATAACACACGTCACGTTGATGTTCAGGCAAATCAAGTTAACTATGGAAGAATATGTGTGCCTTAAAGTTATCACTATGTTGAATCAAG CAAAGCCTGCCAGTAGTTCGGGACCCAGTGAATTGGAAACAATCCACGAGAGGTACATGACTTGCCTACGCGTGTATACGCAACATATGTATCCTCAACAAGCCACAAGATTCCAAGACTTACTAGTTAGGTTACCAGAA